The following are encoded in a window of Fibrobacter sp. UWB13 genomic DNA:
- the murG gene encoding undecaprenyldiphospho-muramoylpentapeptide beta-N-acetylglucosaminyltransferase yields MKKFLFVCGGTGGHIFPAVAIAESLKKMGVTQITFAGRKDSMEERLVAKNWPYEYISAVPLHRGPFLKNLALPFNLTKSLIRAKSVVKKVAPDVVIATGGYVSLPIVLAAGSMGIPVYLQEQNAVAGIANKVGARYAKTVFVTSEEAMKGFPIEKTRILGNPIRDLPTADSLARPVEFREGRKAVFIVGGSQGASGINNKIEESIDRIAAHEDISVVWQVGVKNVDDINNRLGILPNVAVRGFLDNIYAYMKHADLIISRAGASGLAEILAFGKPSILLPYPHATANHQEHNARVVEKAGAALVELDDEPNDLWNKVESLLYDSERLEKMGEAAKSLGMPDAADQIAKIILDMERT; encoded by the coding sequence ATGAAAAAGTTCCTCTTTGTTTGCGGTGGCACTGGTGGCCATATTTTCCCGGCAGTGGCTATTGCCGAGAGTTTGAAGAAGATGGGTGTCACCCAGATTACTTTTGCTGGTCGTAAGGATTCTATGGAAGAACGCCTTGTGGCAAAGAACTGGCCATACGAATACATTTCGGCAGTTCCTCTGCATCGTGGACCGTTCCTCAAGAATTTGGCTTTGCCGTTCAACTTGACGAAGTCCTTGATCCGTGCAAAGAGCGTTGTAAAGAAGGTTGCACCGGATGTCGTGATTGCAACGGGTGGCTATGTTTCGCTTCCGATTGTGCTTGCTGCAGGTTCTATGGGTATTCCGGTCTATTTGCAGGAACAGAACGCTGTGGCAGGTATTGCCAACAAGGTCGGTGCCCGTTATGCAAAGACGGTCTTTGTGACCTCCGAAGAAGCAATGAAGGGATTCCCGATCGAAAAAACTCGCATTCTCGGCAACCCGATTCGTGACTTGCCTACTGCGGATTCCTTGGCACGTCCGGTGGAATTCCGTGAAGGCCGTAAGGCTGTGTTTATTGTCGGTGGCTCTCAGGGCGCTTCTGGCATCAACAACAAGATTGAAGAAAGTATTGACCGCATTGCCGCCCACGAAGATATTAGCGTGGTTTGGCAGGTGGGCGTAAAGAATGTCGATGACATCAACAACCGCCTTGGCATTTTGCCGAATGTCGCTGTCCGTGGCTTCTTGGACAACATCTATGCTTACATGAAACATGCCGACTTGATTATTAGCCGCGCCGGCGCATCGGGACTTGCAGAAATCCTTGCTTTTGGCAAGCCGTCTATTTTGCTCCCGTACCCGCATGCGACTGCAAACCATCAGGAACACAATGCCCGCGTAGTCGAAAAGGCTGGCGCAGCGCTTGTGGAACTTGATGATGAACCGAATGATCTTTGGAACAAGGTGGAATCTCTCCTGTACGATTCTGAACGTCTGGAGAAGATGGGCGAAGCCGCTAAATCGCTTGGCATGCCCGATGCCGCTGACCAGATTGCAAAAATTATCCTGGATATGGAGAGAACGTAA